The Halobellus sp. MBLA0158 genome has a window encoding:
- a CDS encoding tyrosine-type recombinase/integrase, producing the protein MGFEPQDFPVTTRHSRGVLSEKELIDYRNHRAEFIRWLIYLGKDPEMAEGYSRDTITNTAYRTDQFCRWAWEQEGGYTLTLTHEHADEYMKELLYTDDSATHKANTQKAIKRYYKWLAHEKNADEWESERSFSNSSSGGPREYLTIEERKKIREAALQYGSIPHYSSLSPEERTRWKAHLAQRFGKPKAEVTPDDWERANGWKFTSLVWTSLDAGLRPIEVERAKVSWVDVENGVLRIPKEDSAKNEGNWVVGLTDRTADGLQRWLDEREQYDRYDGREELWLTREGNPYQSHSLRRLLVKLCDEAGIPTENRKMSWYACRHSVGTAMTHERDLAATKAQLRHKSEQTTMQYDNVPVEHRQEALERMG; encoded by the coding sequence ATGGGATTTGAACCCCAAGATTTCCCCGTAACCACCCGACACAGTCGAGGTGTCCTCAGCGAGAAGGAACTCATCGACTATCGGAACCACCGCGCGGAGTTCATCCGCTGGCTCATCTACCTCGGGAAAGATCCGGAGATGGCCGAAGGGTACAGTCGGGACACGATCACCAACACCGCGTACCGGACCGATCAGTTCTGCCGGTGGGCGTGGGAGCAAGAAGGCGGCTACACGCTGACGCTCACACACGAACACGCGGATGAGTATATGAAGGAACTGCTCTACACCGACGACTCTGCGACCCACAAGGCGAACACGCAGAAGGCGATCAAGCGGTACTACAAATGGCTCGCGCACGAGAAGAACGCCGACGAGTGGGAGTCCGAGCGGTCCTTCAGCAACTCCAGTAGCGGCGGCCCCCGCGAATACCTCACCATCGAGGAGCGAAAGAAGATCCGCGAGGCCGCGCTACAGTACGGTTCGATCCCACACTACAGTAGCCTCTCTCCCGAGGAGCGTACCCGGTGGAAGGCTCACCTCGCACAGCGGTTCGGGAAGCCGAAGGCCGAGGTCACGCCCGATGATTGGGAGCGCGCTAACGGCTGGAAGTTCACCTCGTTAGTCTGGACGAGTCTCGATGCCGGGCTTCGACCCATCGAGGTCGAACGCGCGAAGGTATCGTGGGTTGACGTGGAGAACGGCGTACTCCGAATCCCGAAAGAAGACTCAGCGAAGAACGAGGGGAATTGGGTAGTCGGGCTTACCGACCGAACCGCTGACGGACTGCAACGGTGGCTCGATGAACGCGAGCAGTACGACCGATACGATGGACGCGAGGAACTGTGGCTCACCCGAGAGGGGAACCCGTATCAGTCACACAGCCTTCGCCGTCTCCTCGTGAAGCTCTGCGATGAGGCAGGGATACCGACCGAGAATCGTAAGATGAGCTGGTACGCGTGCCGTCATTCCGTGGGCACCGCGATGACGCACGAGCGAGATCTCGCCGCGACGAAGGCCCAACTCCGACACAAGAGCGAGCAAACAACGATGCAGTACGACAACGTCCCGGTGGAACACCGACAGGAAGCACTCGAACGGATGGGATAA
- a CDS encoding GNAT family N-acetyltransferase, whose protein sequence is MGEPDGSEGSGRDDREPTVAIERPDVSEVDALVDLWIALATGQRAHDSHLLPEANRATVRDTLARHAVTGGVQVARRDGEIVGFVTFGPEEGAYEQDVTRGVVRNVYVRPAYRGEGIGAELMDVAESALESAGATVVSLEAMAANERARAFYRERGYAPHRIQFEKAVGAEGADPDGETDTDSRASDSESDSDAGSAPPPSPNPAAEENDTHSKED, encoded by the coding sequence ATGGGCGAACCGGACGGATCGGAGGGGTCCGGCAGGGACGACCGCGAGCCGACGGTCGCGATCGAGCGCCCCGACGTCTCCGAAGTCGATGCGCTGGTCGATCTGTGGATCGCGCTCGCGACCGGCCAGCGCGCCCACGACTCGCATCTCCTGCCCGAGGCGAACCGGGCGACCGTCCGCGACACGCTGGCGCGGCATGCCGTCACCGGCGGTGTGCAGGTGGCGCGCCGCGACGGCGAGATCGTCGGCTTCGTCACGTTCGGCCCCGAGGAGGGTGCCTACGAACAGGACGTGACGCGCGGCGTCGTCCGCAACGTCTACGTCCGCCCCGCGTACCGGGGCGAGGGGATCGGCGCCGAACTGATGGACGTCGCCGAGTCCGCCCTGGAGTCGGCCGGCGCGACGGTGGTCTCCCTGGAGGCGATGGCGGCGAACGAGCGCGCTCGCGCGTTCTACCGGGAGCGGGGGTACGCGCCGCACCGGATCCAATTCGAGAAGGCGGTCGGAGCCGAGGGAGCCGACCCGGACGGCGAAACCGACACCGACAGTCGGGCGTCCGACTCGGAATCGGATTCGGACGCGGGCTCGGCCCCGCCCCCGTCTCCGAATCCGGCCGCCGAGGAAAACGACACACACTCAAAGGAGGACTGA
- a CDS encoding 3-hydroxyacyl-CoA dehydrogenase/enoyl-CoA hydratase family protein, protein MEIEDVNVITVLGAGSMGHGIAEVAALAGFEVRLRDIESELVDDGIESIEWSLDKLTEQGQIERADADAALDRVSGHVDLAAAVDDADVVIEAVPEKMAIKKDVYDDLEAAAPDRTVFATNTSSLSVTELAAVTERPERFCGMHFFNPPVRMELVEVIAGDATDESTLELIEDLAVEMGKTPVRVRKDSPGFIVNRILVPLMNEAAWLVETDEATVAEVDSTAKYGLGLPMGAFELADQVGIDVGYHVLDYMHEELGERYRPAPVLESKVEAGDLGKKTGAGFYDYADGDGAQVPSDQTRDDVADRLLAVLANEVAGLVSEGVADPEAIDTAVKLGGRWSDGPAKMVDEAGLGDLLDVLDARYEATGAERYEPVSYLRELADAGERFHAGGDGDADDGYDYETLTVEVRERVGHVRLDRPHRMNTITGELLDDLADVVERFEADDAVRAILVTGAGDRAFSAGADIQSMAGGVGDVNTAADLSRKGQETMGRLESAELPVVAGIDGYCLGGGMELAMGADLRIASERSEFGQPEYDLGLLPGWGGTVRLPRIVGMGRAKEIIFTADRYDAETMVEYGFVTEAVPNAEFEERAFELARDLAAGPPIAQRYTKRAMHRGWDDVDAGLDVEAQSFGLLFDTDDLMTGMTAFMGDHEPEFEGK, encoded by the coding sequence ATGGAGATCGAAGACGTCAACGTCATCACGGTTCTCGGCGCGGGCAGTATGGGCCACGGAATCGCGGAGGTCGCCGCCCTCGCGGGGTTCGAGGTCCGCCTCCGCGACATCGAATCCGAGCTCGTCGACGACGGGATCGAGAGCATCGAGTGGTCCCTCGACAAACTCACAGAGCAGGGCCAGATCGAGCGGGCGGACGCCGACGCGGCGCTCGATCGGGTCTCGGGCCACGTCGACCTCGCGGCCGCCGTCGACGACGCGGACGTCGTCATCGAGGCCGTCCCGGAGAAGATGGCGATCAAGAAGGACGTCTACGACGACCTCGAAGCCGCCGCGCCCGACCGGACGGTCTTCGCGACGAACACCTCCAGCCTCTCTGTCACCGAACTCGCCGCGGTGACAGAGCGCCCCGAGCGCTTCTGCGGGATGCACTTTTTCAATCCGCCCGTCCGGATGGAGCTCGTCGAGGTCATCGCCGGCGACGCGACCGACGAGTCGACCCTGGAACTGATCGAGGACCTCGCGGTCGAGATGGGCAAGACCCCCGTCCGGGTCCGCAAGGACAGCCCGGGCTTCATCGTCAATCGCATCCTGGTGCCGCTGATGAACGAGGCCGCGTGGCTCGTCGAGACCGACGAGGCCACCGTCGCCGAGGTCGACTCGACGGCGAAGTACGGGCTCGGCCTGCCGATGGGCGCCTTCGAGCTCGCAGACCAGGTCGGGATCGACGTCGGCTACCACGTCCTCGACTATATGCACGAGGAACTCGGCGAGCGCTACCGCCCGGCGCCCGTGCTCGAATCGAAGGTCGAGGCCGGCGACCTCGGCAAGAAGACGGGCGCGGGCTTCTACGACTACGCCGACGGCGATGGCGCGCAGGTGCCGTCCGACCAGACCCGCGACGACGTCGCCGACCGCCTGCTCGCCGTGCTCGCGAACGAGGTCGCGGGGCTCGTGAGCGAGGGCGTCGCCGACCCCGAGGCCATCGACACCGCGGTCAAGCTCGGCGGCCGGTGGTCCGACGGCCCCGCGAAGATGGTCGACGAGGCGGGGCTCGGCGACCTGCTCGACGTGCTCGACGCCCGCTACGAGGCGACCGGCGCCGAGCGCTACGAGCCCGTCTCGTACCTGCGCGAGCTCGCTGACGCGGGCGAGCGGTTCCACGCGGGCGGCGACGGCGACGCCGACGACGGATACGACTACGAGACGCTGACGGTGGAGGTCCGCGAGCGCGTCGGCCACGTCCGGCTGGACCGGCCCCACCGGATGAACACGATCACCGGAGAACTCCTCGACGACCTCGCGGACGTCGTCGAGCGCTTCGAGGCCGACGACGCGGTCCGAGCGATTCTCGTCACCGGCGCCGGCGACCGCGCCTTTTCGGCGGGCGCGGACATCCAATCGATGGCCGGCGGCGTCGGCGACGTCAACACCGCCGCGGACCTCTCCCGGAAGGGCCAAGAGACGATGGGGCGGCTCGAATCCGCGGAGCTTCCGGTCGTCGCCGGCATCGACGGCTACTGCCTCGGCGGCGGGATGGAACTCGCGATGGGTGCGGACCTCAGAATCGCCTCCGAGCGCTCGGAGTTCGGCCAGCCCGAATACGACCTCGGCTTGCTCCCCGGCTGGGGCGGCACCGTTCGGCTGCCGCGGATCGTCGGGATGGGCCGCGCCAAGGAGATCATCTTCACCGCCGACCGCTACGACGCCGAGACGATGGTCGAGTACGGCTTCGTCACCGAGGCCGTTCCGAACGCCGAGTTCGAAGAGCGCGCCTTCGAGCTGGCGCGGGACCTCGCCGCCGGGCCGCCGATCGCCCAGCGGTACACAAAGCGCGCGATGCACCGCGGCTGGGACGACGTCGACGCCGGGCTCGACGTCGAGGCGCAGTCGTTCGGGCTGCTCTTCGACACCGACGATCTGATGACGGGGATGACCGCGTTTATGGGCGATCACGAGCCCGAATTCGAGGGGAAATGA
- a CDS encoding DNA-3-methyladenine glycosylase family protein, translating to MDPVRSDPKLGSLVDRHGDLPIGTADDEFERLVVAIVNQQLSTDSAAAIRERLFDRVEVTPSGVLGADEATLRDVGLSRQKIEYVRNVAEAFRERDLTREGLADADDEAVIATLTEIRGVGTWTAKMYLIFVLGRPDVFPVEDLGIRAGMAELYGFADGDRTAMVDHAERWRPYRSYASRYLWRAVD from the coding sequence ATGGATCCGGTACGCTCCGATCCGAAACTGGGATCGCTCGTCGACCGCCACGGCGACCTGCCGATCGGCACGGCCGACGACGAGTTCGAGCGCCTCGTGGTCGCGATCGTGAACCAACAACTCTCGACCGACTCCGCGGCGGCGATCCGCGAGCGCCTGTTCGACCGCGTCGAAGTGACTCCCAGCGGCGTGCTCGGCGCCGACGAGGCGACCCTCCGAGACGTCGGCCTCTCCCGACAGAAGATCGAGTACGTCCGCAACGTCGCCGAGGCGTTCCGCGAGCGCGACCTGACGCGCGAAGGGCTCGCCGACGCCGACGACGAGGCGGTGATCGCGACACTGACCGAGATCCGCGGGGTCGGGACCTGGACCGCGAAGATGTACCTCATCTTCGTGCTCGGCCGTCCCGACGTCTTCCCCGTCGAGGACCTCGGTATCCGCGCGGGGATGGCCGAACTCTACGGCTTCGCGGACGGCGACCGCACGGCGATGGTCGACCACGCCGAGCGGTGGCGGCCGTACCGGAGCTACGCGAGTCGATACCTCTGGCGCGCGGTCGATTGA
- a CDS encoding minichromosome maintenance protein MCM, translating to MHDTHAGADSLATDNPIAQFARFYRRYYHDEVGRLAQRYPSEQRAIHVDYGDLFAFDRGLAEDWLTKPDETHPLADEALLEVDLPADVALNRDDAPAVEARLIELPDDRVYYPGGYSPSDMPGEYVGIRGEVAMATDVYPKITDAAFECQRCGTMTYILQDDGYQEPHECQGCERKGPFLIDFDQSAFVDAQTLRIQEPPSVAGGEGATIDVFVEEDLAGRADTGDEVIFYGTLHLRQTDEDSAKFTTYLDARAVEFEESSSEDLDITAEERDRIHALAEGEEGDPLALAAEALVPKIRGYDHVKKAAILQLVGGVHVQYDDGSTDRGDIHMLLVGDPSTGKSELVDAVERVAPRAAAVSASNTGKAGMTASAVREDFGEAEWTLKPGAFAKANGGMVCVEELDDLDAEKRAAMLEPMSKQSIAVSKAGINTKLQTRVGVIAAANPKHGRFDRYEPVSEQFVFGSALMSRFDLLFTFVDEPDPDEDEEIAAHIASHRRQGKLAMRDGASSAVDTDAINESPARLTTDELEADDGGLLRKWVALASRAPAPIEDEDALEEARERFVTLRGANGYDADDPVPVTWRSWEAVLRIAEAAAKFEFSETIESRHFEIATELAGQSMQDIGKNEEGELDADVVETGTSKTQQDRKKTLEKLIRGLGDEGEAVAFDELYEEAAEHDIDQDTVDEEIQQMKDRGWVIEPKMGESVKWLGRR from the coding sequence ATGCACGACACCCACGCCGGGGCAGATTCCCTGGCCACGGACAACCCGATCGCACAGTTTGCCCGGTTTTACCGGCGCTACTACCACGACGAGGTGGGGCGGCTCGCCCAGCGGTACCCATCGGAACAGCGGGCGATCCACGTCGACTATGGCGACCTGTTTGCATTCGACCGGGGGCTCGCAGAAGACTGGCTCACGAAGCCAGACGAGACCCACCCGCTCGCTGACGAGGCCCTGCTTGAGGTCGATCTCCCGGCGGACGTCGCTCTCAATCGTGACGACGCGCCAGCTGTGGAGGCGCGCCTCATCGAGCTCCCGGATGATCGCGTGTACTACCCCGGCGGCTACAGCCCGAGTGATATGCCGGGCGAGTACGTCGGGATCCGCGGCGAGGTCGCGATGGCGACCGATGTCTACCCCAAGATCACCGACGCCGCCTTCGAGTGCCAGCGCTGCGGGACGATGACCTACATCCTGCAGGATGACGGCTACCAGGAACCTCACGAGTGCCAAGGCTGTGAGCGGAAGGGCCCGTTCCTAATCGACTTCGATCAGTCGGCCTTCGTCGACGCCCAGACGCTGCGGATCCAGGAGCCACCGTCGGTCGCTGGCGGCGAGGGCGCGACGATCGACGTCTTCGTCGAGGAAGATCTCGCCGGCCGCGCGGACACGGGCGACGAGGTCATCTTCTACGGGACACTCCATCTCCGCCAGACGGACGAGGATTCGGCGAAGTTCACGACCTATCTCGACGCTCGTGCCGTGGAGTTCGAGGAATCCTCGTCGGAGGATCTCGACATCACAGCCGAAGAGCGCGATCGGATCCACGCGCTTGCCGAGGGTGAAGAGGGTGACCCGCTTGCCCTGGCTGCCGAGGCCTTGGTCCCGAAGATCCGAGGGTACGATCACGTCAAGAAGGCGGCCATCCTCCAGCTCGTCGGCGGCGTCCACGTCCAGTACGACGACGGCTCTACTGACCGCGGCGACATCCATATGCTGCTCGTCGGCGACCCCTCAACGGGCAAGTCCGAACTCGTCGACGCCGTCGAACGCGTCGCCCCACGGGCGGCCGCGGTCTCGGCCTCGAACACGGGCAAGGCCGGGATGACTGCCAGCGCCGTCCGCGAGGATTTCGGTGAGGCCGAGTGGACGCTCAAGCCCGGCGCGTTCGCCAAAGCAAACGGTGGGATGGTCTGTGTCGAGGAGCTCGATGACCTCGACGCAGAGAAGCGCGCGGCGATGCTGGAGCCGATGAGCAAACAGTCGATCGCCGTCTCGAAGGCGGGAATCAACACGAAACTGCAGACGCGCGTGGGTGTGATCGCAGCGGCCAACCCGAAGCACGGCCGCTTCGATCGCTACGAACCCGTCTCCGAACAGTTCGTGTTCGGCTCGGCCCTGATGAGTCGGTTTGATCTGCTGTTCACATTCGTCGATGAGCCCGACCCGGACGAAGACGAGGAGATCGCAGCCCACATCGCCAGCCATCGGCGCCAGGGGAAGCTCGCGATGCGCGATGGAGCATCGTCGGCCGTGGATACGGACGCCATTAACGAATCGCCTGCCCGACTGACGACCGATGAGTTGGAGGCTGATGACGGTGGCCTCCTGCGGAAGTGGGTCGCTCTCGCCTCACGAGCGCCGGCGCCGATCGAAGACGAAGACGCTCTCGAAGAAGCCCGCGAGCGCTTCGTCACGCTGCGGGGCGCAAACGGATACGACGCCGACGACCCAGTGCCGGTGACGTGGCGATCCTGGGAAGCCGTCCTGCGGATCGCTGAGGCTGCCGCGAAGTTCGAGTTCTCCGAGACGATCGAGTCACGTCACTTTGAGATCGCGACCGAGCTCGCCGGCCAGTCGATGCAGGATATCGGGAAGAACGAAGAGGGAGAACTGGATGCGGACGTCGTCGAGACGGGCACCTCCAAAACACAGCAGGACCGCAAGAAGACGCTGGAGAAGCTCATCCGCGGGCTCGGTGACGAGGGCGAGGCCGTTGCCTTCGACGAGCTCTACGAGGAGGCTGCCGAGCACGACATCGATCAGGACACCGTCGACGAGGAGATCCAGCAGATGAAGGATCGCGGCTGGGTGATCGAACCGAAGATGGGCGAGTCGGTCAAGTGGCTCGGGAGGCGGTAG
- a CDS encoding DNA adenine methylase, with protein MALSAFPYPGGKTTYHQEILKYFPDHRRYVEPFGGSAAVLLNKPTSYIEVYNDLDDDVVHFFEVLRDRRDELEAWLSNVPYSRSVYEKWVSEFYDGYRPSDDVERAGKWFYLRFSQFNGSLDRRNGFKTGGKRNEARSFRGSIDDLDTIAARLQEVTIECQPYQDVLDRYDHPDTLFYLDPPYYQTNSDRDHYRVGGDFDHERFVDELRDRDGCWIVSYGELPPGLEDLATTVETYRAMYSMSYDDERSEATETLAMNFDPDEEPEFVPARQSRLTTGGNR; from the coding sequence ATGGCGCTTTCAGCGTTCCCTTACCCGGGCGGGAAAACAACGTACCACCAGGAGATCCTCAAGTACTTCCCGGACCACCGCCGGTACGTCGAGCCGTTCGGCGGCTCGGCGGCTGTACTGCTGAACAAGCCGACGAGCTACATCGAGGTCTACAATGACCTCGACGATGACGTGGTCCACTTTTTCGAGGTCCTTCGCGATCGTCGCGACGAGCTCGAAGCGTGGCTGTCGAACGTCCCGTACTCCCGGTCGGTGTACGAGAAGTGGGTCAGCGAGTTCTACGACGGCTACCGTCCCAGCGATGACGTCGAAAGAGCGGGAAAGTGGTTCTACCTTCGGTTCTCGCAATTCAACGGCTCGCTGGACCGCCGCAACGGATTCAAGACGGGCGGGAAGCGCAACGAAGCCCGCTCGTTCCGCGGGAGCATCGACGATCTCGACACGATCGCCGCGCGACTCCAGGAAGTCACGATCGAGTGCCAGCCGTACCAGGACGTGCTCGACCGCTACGACCACCCGGACACGCTGTTCTACCTGGATCCACCGTACTACCAGACGAACAGCGATCGCGACCACTACCGCGTCGGCGGCGACTTCGATCACGAACGCTTCGTCGACGAACTCCGCGATCGCGACGGGTGCTGGATCGTGTCCTATGGTGAACTCCCGCCCGGGCTGGAGGACCTCGCGACGACCGTTGAGACATACAGAGCGATGTACTCGATGTCCTACGACGACGAGCGGAGCGAAGCCACGGAAACGCTCGCGATGAACTTCGATCCTGACGAGGAGCCGGAGTTCGTCCCAGCGAGACAGTCGCGTCTTACCACGGGAGGCAACCGATGA
- a CDS encoding GNAT family N-acetyltransferase: MSNDHIGAGAQATPEPLIIPLEECHTDAAKRLWSERFECDDEKADKWLYNARIDTDYVTQGFVAVDRTQVVGFGIAAVGSAEYANNYVGDALDLDVPDPTGILHILVVDADYEGQGIGTELVKCRLQWLATTDAETVIGTAWHRETHHDSRALFAKFGFERVATIEEYYLKTHGHTDCPDCEAECRCDASVWRRDQ, translated from the coding sequence ATGAGTAACGACCACATCGGCGCCGGTGCCCAGGCCACGCCGGAGCCGCTGATCATCCCGCTCGAAGAGTGTCACACTGATGCGGCGAAACGTCTCTGGAGTGAACGCTTCGAGTGCGATGACGAGAAGGCCGACAAGTGGCTGTACAACGCCCGCATCGACACCGACTACGTCACGCAGGGCTTCGTCGCGGTCGACCGCACCCAGGTCGTCGGATTCGGAATTGCGGCTGTCGGCTCCGCCGAGTATGCGAACAACTACGTCGGCGACGCCCTCGATCTCGACGTTCCGGATCCGACCGGAATCCTCCACATCTTAGTCGTCGACGCGGACTACGAGGGCCAGGGCATCGGGACGGAGCTCGTGAAGTGCCGGCTGCAGTGGCTCGCGACCACGGACGCCGAAACGGTGATCGGGACGGCCTGGCACCGCGAGACCCACCACGACAGCCGCGCACTCTTCGCGAAGTTCGGCTTCGAGCGGGTCGCGACGATCGAAGAGTACTACCTGAAAACACACGGCCACACCGACTGTCCGGATTGCGAGGCCGAGTGCCGCTGTGATGCGAGTGTCTGGAGGCGAGACCAATGA